One genomic region from Vanessa tameamea isolate UH-Manoa-2023 chromosome 14, ilVanTame1 primary haplotype, whole genome shotgun sequence encodes:
- the LOC113398679 gene encoding small ribosomal subunit protein uS19, producing the protein MAEVDETLKKKRTFRKFTFRGVDLDQLLDMPNEQLMELMHARARRRFARGLKRKPMALVKKLRRAKKEAPPNEKPEIVKTHLRNMIIVPEMVGSIVGIYNGKTFNQVEIKPEMIGHYLGEFSVTYKPVKHGRPGIGATHSSRFIPLK; encoded by the exons ATGGCTGAG GTCGACGAAACTCTGAAGAAGAAGCGTACCTTCAGGAAGTTTACCTTCCGAGGTGTTGATCTTGATCAGCTTCTTGATATGCCAAA tgagCAATTAATGGAATTGATGCATGCACGAGCCCGGAGGCGATTTGCTCGTGGTCTTAAGCGCAAGCCTATGGCACTTGTTAAGAAACTTCGCCGTGCAAAGAAGGAGGCTCCTCCAAATGAAAAACCAGAAATTGTTAAAACACACTTGCGCAACATGATCATTGTTCCAGAGATGGTTGGTTCTATCGTCGGTATTTACAATGGAAAGACTTTCAACCAG GTTGAAATCAAGCCTGAGATGATTGGTCACTACCTTGGTGAGTTCTCCGTGACATACAAGCCAGTCAAACACGGTAGACCCGGTATTGGTGCTACTCACAGCTCCAGGTTCATCCCACTCAAGTAG
- the LOC113398678 gene encoding tRNA-uridine aminocarboxypropyltransferase 2 — protein MDELEVWEDLSNIPADPPLMRELCENCMRPSVVCWCSALPPERLEPKSKVILLQHPAEEKRCLRTAPMLQLGLAENKCLIFKGKKFPQPRHECLEDILTQPNTVLLYPSKAAIDIKDLKHEATSYNIILIDGTWPQAKAIYASSPILHIIKQVKLTTTSTSNYLIRTQPTQGCLSTLETAAEALSQLENNSIYREQLLEPLHMLCKFQLDNGAVTHQSKEFLIKTKTYPKLIGKRLSKLLRSTNEI, from the exons ATGGATGAGCTAGAAGTATGGGAAGATTTATCTAATATTCCAGCTGATCCACCTTTGATGCGAGAGCTATGTGAAAATTGCAT gaGACCTTCAGTTGTTTGTTGGTGTTCAGCACTTCCACCAGAGCGACTTGAGCCTAAGAGTAAAGTCATTTTATTACAACACCCAGCTGAAGAAAAAAGATGCCTTCGAACTGCTCCTATGCTACAACTAGGCTTAGCAGAAAATAAGTGCCTTATATTCAAAGGAAAAAAATTTCCTCAACCTAGACATGAATGTCTAGAAGATATTCTAACACAACCAAATACTGTGCTTTTATATCCCAGTAAAGCTGCCATTGATATTAAGGACTTAAAACATGAAGCTacctcttataatattatattaatagatggAACATGGCCACAAGCTAAAGCCATATATGCATCAAGCcctattttacatataattaaacaagtaaAACTTACTACTACAAGCACTAGTAACTATCTCATAAGAACACAGCCAACTCAAGGCTGCTTAAGTACACTAGAGACTGCAGCTGAAGCTCTATCTCAATTagaaaacaattcaatttacaGAGAACAATTACTTGAACCTTTACATATGCTATGTAAATTTCAATTAGATAATGGTGCAGTTACACATCAATcaaaagaatttttaattaaaacaaaaacatacccTAAATTAATAGGAAAACGATTGTCTAAATTATTAAGATctacaaatgaaatataa